Proteins co-encoded in one Pseudophryne corroboree isolate aPseCor3 chromosome 1, aPseCor3.hap2, whole genome shotgun sequence genomic window:
- the SMIM15 gene encoding small integral membrane protein 15: MIDIKAWAEYVVEWAAKDPYGFLTTVILALTPLFIASAVLSWKLAKMIEAKEREQKKKQKRQENIAKAKRAKKD, encoded by the coding sequence ATGATTGATATAAAGGCCTGGGCCGAGTACGTAGTAGAATGGGCTGCCAAGGACCCATATGGTTTTCTAACGACTGTGATCCTGGCCCTCACTCCCCTGTTTATTGCAAGTGCTGTACTCTCGTGGAAATTGGCAAAAATGATTGAGGCCAAAGAACGGGAACAGAAAAAGAAGCAGAAACGACAGGAAAACATTGCAAAGGCTAAGAGAGCAAAGAAGGACTGA